A window of the Parambassis ranga chromosome 17, fParRan2.1, whole genome shotgun sequence genome harbors these coding sequences:
- the puf60a gene encoding poly(U)-binding-splicing factor PUF60a isoform X2, with translation MENGQSTTTKLGLPPLTPNQQEALQKVKHTCRAGVSKSLESVCVLICCLQAKKYAMEQSIKSVLVKQTLAQQQQLTSLQMASLTMGLGDALSPLQSVAAQRQRALAIMCRVYVGSIYYELGEDTIRQAFAPFGPIKSIDMSWDSVTMKHKGFAFVEYEMPEAAQLALEQMNSVVLGGRNIKVGRPSNIGQAQPIIDQLAEEARAFNRIYVASVHPDLSDDDIKSVFEAFGRIKSCMLAREPTTGRHKGYGFIEYDKAQSAQDAVASMNLFDLGGQYLRVGKAVTPPVPLLTPTAPGGLPAAAAVAAAAATAKITAQEAVGTSVLGALAGPALLTQQLGGLPQAVMAAQAPGVITGVTPARPGLPQVGLVNPVLATPPAPALSFSTELKRKENEEGRQLEPQQDGAMEPLSEQEHMSISGSSARHMVMRKLLRKQESTVMVLRNMVGPDDIDDDLEGEVTEECGKFGQVKRVIIYQERQGEEDDADVIVKIFVEFSEVAEMNRAIQALNHRWFGGRKVAAEVYDQERFENSDLSA, from the exons ATGGAGAACGGACAGAGCACCACCACCAAGCTAGGCCTTCCACCGCTCACCCCCaaccagcaggaggcgctgcagaaggtaaaacacacatgcagagctgGAGTGTCGAAGAGCCttgaatcagtgtgtgtgttgatttgttGTCTGCAGGCAAAGAAGTATGCAATGGAGCAGAGCATCAAGAGCGTGCTGGTCAAACAGACGctggctcagcagcagcagctcaccaGCCTGCAG ATGGCGTCGCTGACAATGGGGCTAGGAGATGCTCTGTCCCCTCTGCAGTCG GTAGCAGCTCAGCGGCAGAGAGCTCTGGCCATCATGTGTCGGGTTTACGTTGGCTCCATCTACTATGAGCTAGGAGAGGACACCATCAGACAGGCCTTCGCCCCCTTTGGACCAATCAAAAGCATTGACATGTCCTGGGACTCTGTGACCATGAAGCacaag GGTTTTGCCTTTGTGGAGTATGAGATGCCTGAAGCAGCTCAGCTTGCCCTGGAACAGATGAACTCTGTGGTCCTCGGAGGAAGAAACATCAAG GTCGGTAGGCCCAGTAACATCGGCCAGGCTCAGCCAATTATCGACCAGCTGGCAGAGGAAGCTCGTGCCTTTAACAGGATCTACGTGGCGTCGGTGCATCCTGATCTCTCTGATGATGACATCAAAAGCGTCTTCGAGGCCTTCGGAAGGATCAAGTCCTGCATGTTGGCTCGAGAGCCGACCACTGGGCGGCACAAAGGATACGGCTTCATTG AGTACGATAAGGCTCAGTCTGCTCAGGATGCTGTGGCCTCCATGAACCTTTTTGACCTGGGGGGCCAGTATCTGCGGGTGGGAAAGGCGGTGACTCCACCAGTGCCCCTCCTCACGCCAACTGCCCCCGGAGGACTTCCTGCCGCTgcagctgtggctgctgctgccgccactGCAAAGATCACTGCTCAG GAGGCAGTGGGAACCTCTGTGCTCGGTGCTCTGGCTGGACCGGCACTGCTGACTCAGCAACTGGGCGGACTTCCTCAAGCTGTCATGGCCGCTCAGGCTCCAGGAGTCATCACAG GTGTTACCCCTGCTCGCCCTGGCTTGCCTCAGGTGGGTTTGGTAAACCCGGTGCTGGCCACGCCCCCGGCGCCAGCGTTGTCCTTCAGTACTGAgctgaagaggaaggaaaacgAGGAGGGGCGTCAGCTGGAGCCCCAGCAGGACGGAGCCATGGAGCCTCTGAGCGAGCAGGAGCACATGAGCATCAGCGGCAGCAGTGCCAGACACATGGTGATGAGGAAGCTGCTCCGCAAGCAAGAG TCCACCGTCATGGTTCTAAGGAACATGGTCGGCCCAGATGACATTGATGACGACCTGGAGGGGGAGGTTACGGAGGAGTGTGGGAAGTTTGGGCAGGTGAAGCGAGTCATCATCTATCAGGAGCGCCAGGGCgaggaagatgatgctgacgtCATTGTTAAGATCTTTGTCGAGTTTTCAGAAGTGGCCGAGATGAATCGTGCCATCCAGGCGCTGAACCACCGCTGGTTTGGAGGACGCAAGGTGGCTGCAGAAGTTTACGACCAGGAACGCTTTGAGAATAGTGACCTGTCGGCATAA
- the puf60a gene encoding poly(U)-binding-splicing factor PUF60a isoform X4 has protein sequence MENGQSTTTKLGLPPLTPNQQEALQKAKKYAMEQSIKSVLVKQTLAQQQQLTSLQMASLTMGLGDALSPLQSVAAQRQRALAIMCRVYVGSIYYELGEDTIRQAFAPFGPIKSIDMSWDSVTMKHKGFAFVEYEMPEAAQLALEQMNSVVLGGRNIKVGRPSNIGQAQPIIDQLAEEARAFNRIYVASVHPDLSDDDIKSVFEAFGRIKSCMLAREPTTGRHKGYGFIEYDKAQSAQDAVASMNLFDLGGQYLRVGKAVTPPVPLLTPTAPGGLPAAAAVAAAAATAKITAQEAVGTSVLGALAGPALLTQQLGGLPQAVMAAQAPGVITGVTPARPGLPQVGLVNPVLATPPAPALSFSTELKRKENEEGRQLEPQQDGAMEPLSEQEHMSISGSSARHMVMRKLLRKQESTVMVLRNMVGPDDIDDDLEGEVTEECGKFGQVKRVIIYQERQGEEDDADVIVKIFVEFSEVAEMNRAIQALNHRWFGGRKVAAEVYDQERFENSDLSA, from the exons ATGGAGAACGGACAGAGCACCACCACCAAGCTAGGCCTTCCACCGCTCACCCCCaaccagcaggaggcgctgcagaag GCAAAGAAGTATGCAATGGAGCAGAGCATCAAGAGCGTGCTGGTCAAACAGACGctggctcagcagcagcagctcaccaGCCTGCAG ATGGCGTCGCTGACAATGGGGCTAGGAGATGCTCTGTCCCCTCTGCAGTCG GTAGCAGCTCAGCGGCAGAGAGCTCTGGCCATCATGTGTCGGGTTTACGTTGGCTCCATCTACTATGAGCTAGGAGAGGACACCATCAGACAGGCCTTCGCCCCCTTTGGACCAATCAAAAGCATTGACATGTCCTGGGACTCTGTGACCATGAAGCacaag GGTTTTGCCTTTGTGGAGTATGAGATGCCTGAAGCAGCTCAGCTTGCCCTGGAACAGATGAACTCTGTGGTCCTCGGAGGAAGAAACATCAAG GTCGGTAGGCCCAGTAACATCGGCCAGGCTCAGCCAATTATCGACCAGCTGGCAGAGGAAGCTCGTGCCTTTAACAGGATCTACGTGGCGTCGGTGCATCCTGATCTCTCTGATGATGACATCAAAAGCGTCTTCGAGGCCTTCGGAAGGATCAAGTCCTGCATGTTGGCTCGAGAGCCGACCACTGGGCGGCACAAAGGATACGGCTTCATTG AGTACGATAAGGCTCAGTCTGCTCAGGATGCTGTGGCCTCCATGAACCTTTTTGACCTGGGGGGCCAGTATCTGCGGGTGGGAAAGGCGGTGACTCCACCAGTGCCCCTCCTCACGCCAACTGCCCCCGGAGGACTTCCTGCCGCTgcagctgtggctgctgctgccgccactGCAAAGATCACTGCTCAG GAGGCAGTGGGAACCTCTGTGCTCGGTGCTCTGGCTGGACCGGCACTGCTGACTCAGCAACTGGGCGGACTTCCTCAAGCTGTCATGGCCGCTCAGGCTCCAGGAGTCATCACAG GTGTTACCCCTGCTCGCCCTGGCTTGCCTCAGGTGGGTTTGGTAAACCCGGTGCTGGCCACGCCCCCGGCGCCAGCGTTGTCCTTCAGTACTGAgctgaagaggaaggaaaacgAGGAGGGGCGTCAGCTGGAGCCCCAGCAGGACGGAGCCATGGAGCCTCTGAGCGAGCAGGAGCACATGAGCATCAGCGGCAGCAGTGCCAGACACATGGTGATGAGGAAGCTGCTCCGCAAGCAAGAG TCCACCGTCATGGTTCTAAGGAACATGGTCGGCCCAGATGACATTGATGACGACCTGGAGGGGGAGGTTACGGAGGAGTGTGGGAAGTTTGGGCAGGTGAAGCGAGTCATCATCTATCAGGAGCGCCAGGGCgaggaagatgatgctgacgtCATTGTTAAGATCTTTGTCGAGTTTTCAGAAGTGGCCGAGATGAATCGTGCCATCCAGGCGCTGAACCACCGCTGGTTTGGAGGACGCAAGGTGGCTGCAGAAGTTTACGACCAGGAACGCTTTGAGAATAGTGACCTGTCGGCATAA
- the puf60a gene encoding poly(U)-binding-splicing factor PUF60a isoform X3, with protein sequence MAAAVSAGGPALIMENGQSTTTKLGLPPLTPNQQEALQKAKKYAMEQSIKSVLVKQTLAQQQQLTSLQMASLTMGLGDALSPLQSVAAQRQRALAIMCRVYVGSIYYELGEDTIRQAFAPFGPIKSIDMSWDSVTMKHKGFAFVEYEMPEAAQLALEQMNSVVLGGRNIKVGRPSNIGQAQPIIDQLAEEARAFNRIYVASVHPDLSDDDIKSVFEAFGRIKSCMLAREPTTGRHKGYGFIEYDKAQSAQDAVASMNLFDLGGQYLRVGKAVTPPVPLLTPTAPGGLPAAAAVAAAAATAKITAQEAVGTSVLGALAGPALLTQQLGGLPQAVMAAQAPGVITGVTPARPGLPQVGLVNPVLATPPAPALSFSTELKRKENEEGRQLEPQQDGAMEPLSEQEHMSISGSSARHMVMRKLLRKQESTVMVLRNMVGPDDIDDDLEGEVTEECGKFGQVKRVIIYQERQGEEDDADVIVKIFVEFSEVAEMNRAIQALNHRWFGGRKVAAEVYDQERFENSDLSA encoded by the exons ATGGCGGCGGCCGTTTCTGCG GGAGGGCCGGCTCTCATCATGGAGAACGGACAGAGCACCACCACCAAGCTAGGCCTTCCACCGCTCACCCCCaaccagcaggaggcgctgcagaag GCAAAGAAGTATGCAATGGAGCAGAGCATCAAGAGCGTGCTGGTCAAACAGACGctggctcagcagcagcagctcaccaGCCTGCAG ATGGCGTCGCTGACAATGGGGCTAGGAGATGCTCTGTCCCCTCTGCAGTCG GTAGCAGCTCAGCGGCAGAGAGCTCTGGCCATCATGTGTCGGGTTTACGTTGGCTCCATCTACTATGAGCTAGGAGAGGACACCATCAGACAGGCCTTCGCCCCCTTTGGACCAATCAAAAGCATTGACATGTCCTGGGACTCTGTGACCATGAAGCacaag GGTTTTGCCTTTGTGGAGTATGAGATGCCTGAAGCAGCTCAGCTTGCCCTGGAACAGATGAACTCTGTGGTCCTCGGAGGAAGAAACATCAAG GTCGGTAGGCCCAGTAACATCGGCCAGGCTCAGCCAATTATCGACCAGCTGGCAGAGGAAGCTCGTGCCTTTAACAGGATCTACGTGGCGTCGGTGCATCCTGATCTCTCTGATGATGACATCAAAAGCGTCTTCGAGGCCTTCGGAAGGATCAAGTCCTGCATGTTGGCTCGAGAGCCGACCACTGGGCGGCACAAAGGATACGGCTTCATTG AGTACGATAAGGCTCAGTCTGCTCAGGATGCTGTGGCCTCCATGAACCTTTTTGACCTGGGGGGCCAGTATCTGCGGGTGGGAAAGGCGGTGACTCCACCAGTGCCCCTCCTCACGCCAACTGCCCCCGGAGGACTTCCTGCCGCTgcagctgtggctgctgctgccgccactGCAAAGATCACTGCTCAG GAGGCAGTGGGAACCTCTGTGCTCGGTGCTCTGGCTGGACCGGCACTGCTGACTCAGCAACTGGGCGGACTTCCTCAAGCTGTCATGGCCGCTCAGGCTCCAGGAGTCATCACAG GTGTTACCCCTGCTCGCCCTGGCTTGCCTCAGGTGGGTTTGGTAAACCCGGTGCTGGCCACGCCCCCGGCGCCAGCGTTGTCCTTCAGTACTGAgctgaagaggaaggaaaacgAGGAGGGGCGTCAGCTGGAGCCCCAGCAGGACGGAGCCATGGAGCCTCTGAGCGAGCAGGAGCACATGAGCATCAGCGGCAGCAGTGCCAGACACATGGTGATGAGGAAGCTGCTCCGCAAGCAAGAG TCCACCGTCATGGTTCTAAGGAACATGGTCGGCCCAGATGACATTGATGACGACCTGGAGGGGGAGGTTACGGAGGAGTGTGGGAAGTTTGGGCAGGTGAAGCGAGTCATCATCTATCAGGAGCGCCAGGGCgaggaagatgatgctgacgtCATTGTTAAGATCTTTGTCGAGTTTTCAGAAGTGGCCGAGATGAATCGTGCCATCCAGGCGCTGAACCACCGCTGGTTTGGAGGACGCAAGGTGGCTGCAGAAGTTTACGACCAGGAACGCTTTGAGAATAGTGACCTGTCGGCATAA
- the puf60a gene encoding poly(U)-binding-splicing factor PUF60a isoform X1 encodes MAAAVSAGGPALIMENGQSTTTKLGLPPLTPNQQEALQKVKHTCRAGVSKSLESVCVLICCLQAKKYAMEQSIKSVLVKQTLAQQQQLTSLQMASLTMGLGDALSPLQSVAAQRQRALAIMCRVYVGSIYYELGEDTIRQAFAPFGPIKSIDMSWDSVTMKHKGFAFVEYEMPEAAQLALEQMNSVVLGGRNIKVGRPSNIGQAQPIIDQLAEEARAFNRIYVASVHPDLSDDDIKSVFEAFGRIKSCMLAREPTTGRHKGYGFIEYDKAQSAQDAVASMNLFDLGGQYLRVGKAVTPPVPLLTPTAPGGLPAAAAVAAAAATAKITAQEAVGTSVLGALAGPALLTQQLGGLPQAVMAAQAPGVITGVTPARPGLPQVGLVNPVLATPPAPALSFSTELKRKENEEGRQLEPQQDGAMEPLSEQEHMSISGSSARHMVMRKLLRKQESTVMVLRNMVGPDDIDDDLEGEVTEECGKFGQVKRVIIYQERQGEEDDADVIVKIFVEFSEVAEMNRAIQALNHRWFGGRKVAAEVYDQERFENSDLSA; translated from the exons ATGGCGGCGGCCGTTTCTGCG GGAGGGCCGGCTCTCATCATGGAGAACGGACAGAGCACCACCACCAAGCTAGGCCTTCCACCGCTCACCCCCaaccagcaggaggcgctgcagaaggtaaaacacacatgcagagctgGAGTGTCGAAGAGCCttgaatcagtgtgtgtgttgatttgttGTCTGCAGGCAAAGAAGTATGCAATGGAGCAGAGCATCAAGAGCGTGCTGGTCAAACAGACGctggctcagcagcagcagctcaccaGCCTGCAG ATGGCGTCGCTGACAATGGGGCTAGGAGATGCTCTGTCCCCTCTGCAGTCG GTAGCAGCTCAGCGGCAGAGAGCTCTGGCCATCATGTGTCGGGTTTACGTTGGCTCCATCTACTATGAGCTAGGAGAGGACACCATCAGACAGGCCTTCGCCCCCTTTGGACCAATCAAAAGCATTGACATGTCCTGGGACTCTGTGACCATGAAGCacaag GGTTTTGCCTTTGTGGAGTATGAGATGCCTGAAGCAGCTCAGCTTGCCCTGGAACAGATGAACTCTGTGGTCCTCGGAGGAAGAAACATCAAG GTCGGTAGGCCCAGTAACATCGGCCAGGCTCAGCCAATTATCGACCAGCTGGCAGAGGAAGCTCGTGCCTTTAACAGGATCTACGTGGCGTCGGTGCATCCTGATCTCTCTGATGATGACATCAAAAGCGTCTTCGAGGCCTTCGGAAGGATCAAGTCCTGCATGTTGGCTCGAGAGCCGACCACTGGGCGGCACAAAGGATACGGCTTCATTG AGTACGATAAGGCTCAGTCTGCTCAGGATGCTGTGGCCTCCATGAACCTTTTTGACCTGGGGGGCCAGTATCTGCGGGTGGGAAAGGCGGTGACTCCACCAGTGCCCCTCCTCACGCCAACTGCCCCCGGAGGACTTCCTGCCGCTgcagctgtggctgctgctgccgccactGCAAAGATCACTGCTCAG GAGGCAGTGGGAACCTCTGTGCTCGGTGCTCTGGCTGGACCGGCACTGCTGACTCAGCAACTGGGCGGACTTCCTCAAGCTGTCATGGCCGCTCAGGCTCCAGGAGTCATCACAG GTGTTACCCCTGCTCGCCCTGGCTTGCCTCAGGTGGGTTTGGTAAACCCGGTGCTGGCCACGCCCCCGGCGCCAGCGTTGTCCTTCAGTACTGAgctgaagaggaaggaaaacgAGGAGGGGCGTCAGCTGGAGCCCCAGCAGGACGGAGCCATGGAGCCTCTGAGCGAGCAGGAGCACATGAGCATCAGCGGCAGCAGTGCCAGACACATGGTGATGAGGAAGCTGCTCCGCAAGCAAGAG TCCACCGTCATGGTTCTAAGGAACATGGTCGGCCCAGATGACATTGATGACGACCTGGAGGGGGAGGTTACGGAGGAGTGTGGGAAGTTTGGGCAGGTGAAGCGAGTCATCATCTATCAGGAGCGCCAGGGCgaggaagatgatgctgacgtCATTGTTAAGATCTTTGTCGAGTTTTCAGAAGTGGCCGAGATGAATCGTGCCATCCAGGCGCTGAACCACCGCTGGTTTGGAGGACGCAAGGTGGCTGCAGAAGTTTACGACCAGGAACGCTTTGAGAATAGTGACCTGTCGGCATAA